From Pagrus major chromosome 9, Pma_NU_1.0, the proteins below share one genomic window:
- the asdurf gene encoding ASNSD1 upstream open reading frame protein, with translation MSSNDNFEGQSALKEELNKKIKEQKIVLDELSNLKKTRKVYIQQRNSNIFFLADRSQTLSSCKKELDNMKKELQDL, from the exons ATGTCTTCTAACGATAACTTTGAAGGACAGTCTGCACTGAAGGAGGAACTGAACAAAAAG ATAAAGGAGCAGAAGATTGTGCTGGACGAGCTCTCCAATCTGAAGAAAACCAGa AAAGTTTACATCCAGCAGAGGAACAGTAACATCTTCTTCCTAGCAGACAGAAGTCAGACACTGAGTTCATGCAAAA AGGAGCTGGATAACATGAAAAAGGAGCTGCAGGATTTGTAA
- the slc40a1 gene encoding solute carrier family 40 member 1 has product MDTSGAKKSCCESITDFFTSAKFLIYMGHALSTWGDRMWNFAVAVFLVELYGNSLLLTAVYGLVVAGSVLLLGAIIGDWVDRNPRLKVAQTSLLVQNSCVILCGILLMVVFQFKEQLVELYNGWILTTCYILVITIANIANLASTATSITIQRDWVVVVAGQDSSKLADMNATVRIIDQLTNILAPMLVGQIMSFGSHFIGCGFISGWNLCSMCLEYALLWKVYQKTPALATKAGQKEPQQELKQLSPQKDVEDGQSPEESSQPLMNETTVVTKPDSPKQRGCCYQATEPLRTLKAGWVAYYNQNIFFAGMSLAFLYMTVLGFDCITTGYAYTQGLNGSILSLLMGASAVSGICGTVAFTWVRKKCGLIRTGFISGVAQLSCLMLCVVSVFAPGSPFDLSVSPFQDLYTHLIGEKALPEAEHSLTGALMGNVTTTTAAPAEEMPPLQSYMSVSLLFAGVIAARVGLWSFDLTVTQLIQENVIESERGVINGVQNSMNYLLDLLHFIMVILAPNPEAFGLLVIISVSFVAMGHIMYFGFAFKSLGSRLFLCCSPEQKVETVDSPSLPTTV; this is encoded by the exons atggatacATCTGGAGCCAAGAAGAGCTGCTGCG AGTCCATCACAGACTTCTTCACCTCGGCCAAATTCCTCATCTACATGGGCCACGCGCTGTCAACATGG GGGGACCGGATGTGGAACTTCGCCGTGGCCGTGTTCCTGGTGGAGCTGTACGGGAACAGCCTGCTGCTCACGGCCGTGTACGGGCTGGTGGTGGCCGGGTCCGTGCTGCTGCTGGGGGCCATCATTGGGGACTGGGTGGACAGGAACCCCAGACTTAAAG TGGCCCAGACCTCGCTGCTCGTCCAGAACAGTTGCGTCATCCTGTGCGGGATCCTCCTGATGGTTGTTTTCCAGTTCAAAGAACAGCTCGTGGAGCTTTACAATGGATGGATTCTG ACGACCTGCTACATCCTGGTGATCACCATCGCCAACATCGCCAACCTGGCGAGCACGGCGACCTCCATCACCATCCAGAGGGactgggtggtggtggtggcgggtCAGGACAGCAGCAAGTTGGCAG aCATGAATGCCACAGTGCGGATTATTGACCAGCTCACCAACATCCTGGCTCCCATGCTGGTGGGTCAGATTATGTCCTTCGGCTCCCATTTCATTGGCTGCGGCTTCATCTCCGGCTGGAATCTGTGCTCCATGTGTCTGGAGTACGCACTGCTGTGGAAGGTCTACCAGAAGACGCCGGCGTTGGCCACGAAAGCCGGTCAGAAGGAGCCGCAGCAGGAGCTCAAACAGCTCAGCCCCCAGAAAG ATGTGGAGGACGGTCAGAGTCCTGAGGAGTCGTCTCAGCCGCTCATGAACGAAACGACAGTCGTCACCAAACCCGACTCTCCGAAGCAGCGCGGCTGCTGCTACCAGGCGACCGAACCTCTGCGCACCTTGAAGGCCGGCTGGGTGGCCTACTACAACCAGAACATCTTCTTCGCCGGTATGTCCCTGGCTTTCCTCTACATGACGGTGCTGGGCTTCGACTGCATCACCACGGGCTACGCCTACACGCAGGGCCTCAACGGCTCCATCCTCAGCCTGCTGATGGGGGCCTCGGCCGTGTCGGGAATCTGCGGCACCGTCGCCTTCACTTGGGTCCGCAAGAAGTGCGGCCTGATCCGCACCGGCTTCATCTCAGGCGTGGCCCAGCTGTCCTGTCTCATGCTGTGCGTCGTCTCCGTCTTTGCTCCCGGGAGCCCCTTCGACCTCAGCGTCTCGCCCTTCCAGGACCTTTACACACATCTGATCGGGGAGAAGGCGCTGCCCGAGGCCGAGCACAGCCTCACCGGCGCTCTCATGGGGAACgtcactactactactgctgcacCGGCTGAAGAGATGCCCCCTCTGCAGTCCTACATGTCTGTTAGTCTGCTGTTTGCTGGCGTCATTGCTGCTAGAGTTG GCCTGTGGTCCTTTGACCTGACAGTGACCCAGCTCATCCAGGAGAATGTGATCGAGTCGGAGCGAGGCGTGATCAACGGCGTCCAGAACTCCATGAATTACCTCTTAGACCTGCTGCACTTCATCATGGTGATTCTGGCCCCGAACCCAGAGGCGTTCGGCCTGCTGGTCATCATCTCCGTCTCCTTCGTGGCCATGGGTCACATCATGTACTTTGGCTTCGCCTTCAAGAGCCTGGGAAGCCgcctcttcctctgctgctcgCCGGAGCAGAAGGTGGAGACGGTGGACAGCCCCTCACTTCCTACCACCGTCTAA
- the asnsd1 gene encoding asparagine synthetase domain-containing protein 1, translating into MCGIFCLLTLTPSQFERDKTVHEHLKRRGPNLSQDLTVRGSCYQCLFSAHVLHLRGRLTPQPVEDNAGNVLEWNGEIFGGLPVKPEENDTAVVSQRLSTCSSPSEVLSVLSSIRGPWAFVYYQKAGDYLWFGRDFFGRRSLLWRFDTELNALTLTSVAARSSGSDQVVWQEVPAAGVYRIDLKAAAEAGSVTFEVYPWAHGGIDEVSSCCETILESVPSDCTAVMNQSGLVLTTSVCPLNTTIPTLLNETEDHQNSCVKDLVQLLASKDKNDEVNRLIDVLSEAVRRRVQALPLREQDAPPPDEQASVALLFSGGIDSMILAALADRHIPAHQPIDLLNVAFKLQEPKKQKESANKHKKHKDKPKTDAADSRTSSPFDVPDRITGKAGLKELQDLNPERKWNFVEINVTQEELQKMREERICHLVYPLDTVLDDSIGCAVWFAARGTGFIMEDGDQRAFTSSAKVILTGIGADEQLAGYSRHRVRYKTSGFEGLIQELAMELGRISSRNLGRDDRVIGDHGKEARFPYLDEDVVSYLNSLPVWDKADLSLPRGVGEKLLLRLMAKQLGLGQSAVLPKRAMQFGSRIAKMEDKREKASDKCTRLLTG; encoded by the exons ATGTGCGGCATCTTTTGTCTGTTGACTTTAACGCCCTCTCAGTTTGAGAGGGACAAAACAGTTCATGAACATTTGAAGAGAAGAGGACCCAACCTGAGCCAGGACCTCACAGTTAGAGGTTCCTGTTATCAGTGTTTATTCTCTGCCCACGTCCTTCACTTGAGAGGCCGTCTAACACCTCAGCCAGTTGAGGACAACGCTGGGAATGTGCTCGAGTGGAACGGGGAGATTTTCGGAGGTCTTCCAGTGAAGCCAGAGGAAAATGACACAGCTGTTGTCTCGCAGCGGTTATCAACCTGCAGCAGCCCCTCAGAGGTTCTGTCAGTCCTGTCCTCTATACGAGGACCGTGGGCGTTTGTTTACTACCAGAAGGCTGGAGATTACCTCTGGTTTGGGAGAGACTTCTTTGGCAGACGGAGTTTGTTGTGGAGGTTCGATACAGAGCTCAACGCCTTGACTCTGACTTCTGTGGCAGCCCGTAGTTCTGGATCTGATCAGGTTGTTTGGCAGGAAGTCCCAGCTGCTGGTGTGTACAGGATTGACCTGAAGGCAGCTGCAGAAGCTGGATCTGTGACGTTTGAGGTTTATCCCTGGGCTCATGGAGGAATTGATGAAGTCTCGAGCTGCTGTGAAACCATATTAGAGTCTGTTCCCAGCGACTGCACTGCTGTGATGAATCAGTCCGGTCTCGTACTCACCACATCTGTGTGTCCTCTGAATACAACCATCCCAACATTATTAAATGAGACCGAAGATCATCAAAACTCATGTGTTAAAGATCTGGTGCAGCTGCTTGCAAGCAAAGACAAAAACGATGAGGTGAACCGACTTATCGATGTTCTCAGTGAGGCTGTAAGGCGACGAGTTCAGGCTCTGCCTCTCAGGGAACAAGATGCTCCCCCTCCTGACGAGCAGGCGAGTGTTGCTTTACTTTTCTCAGGAGGGATCGATTCGATGATCCTGGCTGCTTTAGCTGACCGTCACATACCTGCTCATCAGCCAATAGACCTTCTCAATGTAGCGTTTAAACTCCAGGAGCCAAAGAAGCAGAAAGagtctgcaaacaaacacaaaaaacacaaagataagcCAAAAACTGATGCAGCTGACTCTCGAACATCCAGCCCGTTTGATGTTCCAGACAGAATTACAGGAAAAGCTGGTCTCAAGGAATTGCAAGACTTGAATCCAGAGAGAAAGTGGAATTTTGTGGAAATTAACGTGAcgcaggaggagctgcagaaaaTGCGCGAGGAGCGAATCTGTCATTTGGTTTACCCGCTGGATACGGTGCTGGATGACAGCATCGGATGTGCCGTGTGGTTCGCAGCGAGAGGGACGGGGTTCATCATGGAGGACGGCGACCAGAGGGCCTTCACATCGTCAGCAAAG GTAATTCTGACAGGAATCGGAGCGGACGAGCAGCTTGCAGGTTACTCCAGACACAGAGTTCGATATAAGACGTCTGGATTTGAGGGACTGATTCAGGAACTGGCCATGGAGCTGGGCAGGATCTCCTCCAGGAATTTGGGCCGAGATGACAGAGTGATAGGAGACCATGGGAAAGAGGCGAG ATTTCCCTACTTGGACGAGGACGTGGTGAGCTACTTGAACTCTCTTCCCGTGTGGGACAAAGCAGATCTGTCACTTCCACGAGGCGTCGGGGAGAAACTCCTCCTGAGACTGATGGCGAAGCAGCTCGGCCTCGGCCAATCAGCCGTCCTGCCCAAGAGAGCCATGCAGTTCGGCTCCCGCATCGCAAAGATGGAGGACAAACGTGAAAAGGCCTCAGACAAATGCACAAGACTCCTCACTGGATAG